From a region of the Equus przewalskii isolate Varuska chromosome 2, EquPr2, whole genome shotgun sequence genome:
- the UTP11 gene encoding probable U3 small nucleolar RNA-associated protein 11: protein MAAAFRKAAKSRQREHRERSQPGFRKHLGLLEKKKDYKLRADDYRKKQEYLRTLRKKALEKNPDEFYYKMTRVKLQDGVHVIKETKEEVTPEQLKLMRTQDVKYIEMKRVAEAKKIERLKSELHLLDFQGKQQNKHVFFFDTKKEVEQFDVATHLRTAPELIDRVFNRPTIETLQKEKVKGVTYQTRLKRIAKERQKQYDCLTQRIEREKKLFVIAQKIQTRKDLLDKTRKVKVKKETVNSPAIYKFQSRRKR, encoded by the exons cCCGGCTTTCGAAAACATCTGGGCctgttggagaaaaagaaagattacaaaCTTCGTGCAGA TGACTACCGAAAAAAGCAAGAATACCTCAGAACTCTCCGGAAGAAGGCTCTTGAAAAGAATCCAGATGAATTCTACTATAAAATGACTCGAGTTAAACTCCAG gaTGGAGTTCATGTTATTAAGGAGACTAAGGAAGAGGTGACTCCCGAACAGCTGAAACTGATGAGAACTCAGGATGtcaaatatatagaaatgaaaagggTGGCAGAAGCTAAG AAAATTGAAAGACTAAAATCAGAGCTCCATCTGCTGGATTTCCAGGGGAAGCAACAGAATAAGCATGTGTTCTTTTTTGACACCAAAAAGGAAG TTGAACAGTTTGATGTTGCAACTCACCTGCGAACAGCCCCGGAACTCATCGACAGAGTCTTTAATAGACCCACGATAGAGACCTTgcagaaggagaaagtgaaaggaGTTACCTATCAGACTCGCCTTAAG CGGATAGCTAAAGAGAGGCAGAAGCAGTATGACTGCCTGACCCAGAGGATCGAGCGCGAGAAGAAATTGTTCGTTATCGCACAGAAAATTCAAACACGCAAAGATCTTCTG GATAAAACTCGGAAAGTAAAGGTGAAGAAAGAAACAGTGAACTCCCCAGCAATTTACAAATTTCAGAGTCGTCGAAAACGTTGA